The sequence AATTATTTAATCAAATTTCTAAACAAAAAATCATTAAATATCAATCTAAACGTCCAATTAGACAAAGAGTTACAGAATCTATTCTTAAATTAATGTTAGGAGAAAAAAATAAAAATGGTAAAAAGATTATGGAATTACCTAATACTATAGGTAATCAGAAAAAAAAATATTCTAAATCTATTTATAAAGCTTTCAAAGATGAAGAAAAATATATGATAAATGGAGTTTTAACATTAGCTTTTCGTTCTATTCGTAGTATTATGACTCCAAGATCTGAAATTTCTTGGGTAAATCTAGAAAATAGTAATAAAGAAATTAGAAATCAATTATTAGATACTCCTCATAGTCTATTTCCAATTTGTAGAGGTGAATTAGATGAAATAGTTGGAATTGTACGAGCTAAAGAATTATTAATGATTTTAGAAAAAAAAGATGACATAAATATTTTCTCTTCTAAAACACCTCCAATAATTATTCCTGATACATTAGATACTATAAAACTTTTAGGTGTTTTAAAAAATTCTAGAGGTAGCTTGGTAATTGTAAGTAATGAATTCGGAGTAATACAAGGTTTAATAACTCCATTAGATGTATTAGAAGCAATTGCTGGAGAGTTTCCTGATGCTGATGAAACTCCAGAAATAATTTTTGAAAAAGACGGTAGTTGGTTGGTTAAGGGTGGAACAGATTTACATTCTTTACAACAACTATTAAACACAGAAAATCTAATTCAAGAAGAAAATTATGCATCTTTAAACGGTTTTTTAATATCTCATAAAGGACAATTACCTGTTCCTGGTGAAATCATCGAAATTCCACCATTACAATTTCATATTTTAGAAGTTACAGAATATAGAATAAATTTAGTAAGAATAAAAAAAATTTAATTTATGTATAAAAAAATGACAAAAATAATTTTATCTTTGGATACTTCAATAAATTGTTGTTCAGTAGCATTATTAATTAACGATTATATTGATTCTTTATTTGAAAAATGTAATCGAAATCAAACGAAAAAAATTCTACCTATGATTCAAAAAATATTAAAAAGAAATTCAATTAATTTAAATGAAATTAGCTTAATAGGAGTGAC comes from Buchnera aphidicola (Tetraneura ulmi) and encodes:
- a CDS encoding TerC family protein; this encodes MDFFFKTSTWIPLFTLIILEIVLSIDNLVFISFLIDKLSPNSRDKARIIGLSFALVMRLILLASISWIITLTHPIIQNKYFNLSGRDLILLFGGSFLLFKSTIELHERLEYQKNESFNEKNYSNFWTIVLQIVVLDAIFSLDSVITAVGMVNSLPIMMSAVIVAMIFMLLASKQLTKFINLHPSVVVLCLSFLLMIGVSLIAESIGFFIPKGYLYTAISFSVLIELFNQISKQKIIKYQSKRPIRQRVTESILKLMLGEKNKNGKKIMELPNTIGNQKKKYSKSIYKAFKDEEKYMINGVLTLAFRSIRSIMTPRSEISWVNLENSNKEIRNQLLDTPHSLFPICRGELDEIVGIVRAKELLMILEKKDDINIFSSKTPPIIIPDTLDTIKLLGVLKNSRGSLVIVSNEFGVIQGLITPLDVLEAIAGEFPDADETPEIIFEKDGSWLVKGGTDLHSLQQLLNTENLIQEENYASLNGFLISHKGQLPVPGEIIEIPPLQFHILEVTEYRINLVRIKKI